A genome region from Hevea brasiliensis isolate MT/VB/25A 57/8 chromosome 9, ASM3005281v1, whole genome shotgun sequence includes the following:
- the LOC110644627 gene encoding uncharacterized protein LOC110644627: MTMPPQDRSKPLHNFSLPCFKWGHQRVLRCVKVTDDPHHRSSSSIPNGFQSKPTCLDTPKNHKPIPIQENPISPDLRFNEGAKRLKVSPLLEEERGNDDSTRPWNLRTRRAACKAPLRIDEKRNIDSPKKILEIDSPRRNDTSLVKRQSMEPLKDKVKFSVPLSKEEIEQDFMEIARIRPPRRPKKRPRMVQKYLDSIFPGLWLTEVTPDSYKVPEVPES; the protein is encoded by the exons ATGACAATGCCACCACAAGATAGATCAAAGCCACTGCACAACTTCTCATTGCCTTGCTTCAAATGGGGTCACCAAAGAGTCCTTAGATGTGTCAAAGTTACTGATGATCCTCATCATCGATCTTCTTCTTCGATTCCCAATGGATTTCAATCCAAACCCACCTGCCTTGACACCCCCAAGAATCACAAACCAATCCCAATTCAAGAAAATCCCATTTCTCCTGATCTTAGATTCAATGAAGGTGCTAAGAGATTGAAGGTCTCACCTCTTCTTGAAGAAGAGAGAGGCAATGATGATTCTACGAGGCCTTGGAATTTGAGGACCAGAAGGGCGGCATGCAAGGCGCCACTGCGGATAGATGAGAAGAGAAATATTGATTCtccaaagaaaattttggagattGATTCGCCAAGGAGAAATGACACTTCTTTGGTTAAGAGGCAGAGTATGGAGCCCCTGAAGGATAAAGTCAAGTTTTCGGTTCCCCTTTCAAAGGAGGAGATTGAGCAAGATTTCATGGAGATTGCTAGGATTAGGCCACCCAGAAGGCCCAAGAAGAGACCTCGAATGGTGCAGAAGTATTTGGAC TCAATTTTTCCAGGACTGTGGCTAACAGAAGTTACACCAGATTCATACAAGGTTCCTGAAGTACCTGAGTCATGA